The following proteins come from a genomic window of Candidatus Eremiobacterota bacterium:
- a CDS encoding HD-GYP domain-containing protein: protein MVSHFDDTSLTRGSLSEEPKSQNQQQADRTLQIFSTTWDVNLLKLMNSRKGSSAPAGTAGAGSAGSVTPKSPLPHEPPKTREGSSGTTNSVISRFKDSSASSYEHSVRVGEIAGKLARQMNFAWNSKRAGQNEPGGYYKKLGVYHDIGKYAIPYEILEKPGALTDEEKSMIKEHPRLGEQLLKHDPEFNDLLPAVRHHHERWDGKGYPDGLKGNDIPVEARIISIADAFDAMISDRPYRKGMSREQAVDEINRCAGSQFDPEMVEIFTALLQSRGKSA from the coding sequence GTGGTTTCTCATTTTGATGACACCTCCTTGACCAGGGGCTCCCTCAGTGAAGAGCCGAAGTCTCAGAATCAGCAGCAGGCCGACAGAACCCTCCAGATTTTCTCCACTACATGGGACGTGAACCTTCTCAAGCTCATGAATTCCCGGAAGGGCTCCAGTGCCCCTGCAGGTACCGCGGGAGCCGGGAGCGCGGGCAGTGTCACGCCAAAATCCCCTCTCCCTCATGAGCCTCCAAAGACCCGGGAAGGGTCCTCCGGCACCACGAACTCCGTAATATCCCGGTTCAAGGACTCCTCGGCTTCCAGTTATGAGCATTCCGTCCGCGTGGGAGAGATTGCGGGGAAGCTTGCCCGGCAGATGAATTTTGCCTGGAACAGCAAAAGGGCCGGGCAGAATGAGCCCGGGGGCTATTACAAGAAGCTCGGGGTCTACCATGACATCGGGAAATATGCCATACCCTATGAGATCCTTGAAAAGCCGGGAGCCCTCACCGACGAGGAAAAAAGCATGATAAAGGAGCATCCCCGTCTTGGCGAGCAGCTTTTAAAGCATGATCCGGAGTTCAATGACCTCCTCCCTGCTGTGCGCCACCACCATGAGCGGTGGGATGGGAAGGGTTATCCCGACGGCCTGAAAGGAAATGATATACCGGTGGAGGCAAGGATCATATCCATTGCCGATGCCTTTGACGCGATGATATCTGACCGTCCTTACAGGAAGGGCATGTCCAGGGAGCAGGCGGTGGACGAGATAAACCGCTGTGCCGGCTCCCAGTTTGACCCTGAGATGGTGGAGATCTTCACTGCCCTTCTGCAGAGCAGGGGAAAATCTGCGTAA